A portion of the Collinsella aerofaciens genome contains these proteins:
- a CDS encoding PTS transporter subunit EIIC — MLQKIQRFGGAMFAPAMLFSISGLMVGISALATTVDIVGDLAVYGTPWYVFWTIIQRGSWTVFKRLPLLFAVALPIGLAQKQPARCCLEALVAYFAYCFFLSEIIKLSGDNLGLKYPSSLTPASGITVIDGIKTLDTGIIGPLAVSATVVAIHDRFYDAKVPDWLGTFSGSSLVYLISFFAVFALAAISAAIVPFAYAVTETLRHALAGVGPFGVGIFVFLERALEPMGLHHLLYMPIYYDNLVIHDGIYATWTNLLPILSHSTRPLNELAPWAGFTATGWGKLFGLPAIAAAFYFTAKPERRAGLKVILLPAIVASVVCGVTEPLEFLFMFTYPGLFLLYAVLSSCLAMTMNFFGIVGIFSGGLMEMTAFNFIPLMRMHAGSYLLALGIGLAFSLIFFVSFRALILVYDLKTPGREDHVSNRAAIDRLTGSGFAKEQSPNGEVSIQSDQDHVLAERVIQLLGGVGNIVGATNCATRLRVEVADPSIVADNASFVAVGAKGLIITGKTAQVIIGISVPRVKEHFDQIMGLEPGFVPTTSASPAASAAHKRGDICFFDIDGTLAWQDPRVAQELPEDERDLSPYPNEAVSQAIRDFVAKGNMAFICTGRTLSCIHPKLLELPWTGIVCLAGGYVELEGRVIRDLAMTPGMLQRLAPILEQSDEVIRFEGLNGVVRMSADAPDAPGYARTVGDAITQLQHYSAYKILMSTSLANRIAQDQAFEPLLCFNELELEVTEISPRECTKRGGIQSVLDALDPHHGTVYGIGDASNDVSLMNAVDVGIAMGNAPDFLKEKADYVTDSIDHDGVVTALEHFGLI; from the coding sequence ATGCTGCAAAAAATCCAACGCTTTGGCGGGGCGATGTTCGCGCCCGCCATGCTGTTTTCTATATCAGGCCTCATGGTCGGCATCTCCGCCCTCGCCACGACCGTAGACATCGTCGGTGACCTCGCCGTATACGGAACCCCTTGGTACGTTTTCTGGACCATCATCCAGCGCGGCTCGTGGACGGTCTTTAAACGTCTCCCGCTCCTTTTTGCCGTAGCGCTGCCTATCGGTCTTGCCCAAAAGCAACCGGCACGCTGCTGCCTCGAGGCGCTCGTGGCCTATTTTGCCTATTGCTTCTTTTTGAGCGAGATCATTAAGCTGAGCGGAGACAACCTTGGGCTTAAGTACCCATCATCTTTGACCCCCGCCAGCGGTATCACCGTCATCGACGGCATCAAGACGCTCGACACCGGCATTATCGGCCCGCTGGCGGTATCGGCAACCGTCGTCGCCATCCATGACCGCTTCTACGATGCCAAGGTTCCCGATTGGCTCGGCACCTTCTCGGGTTCCTCGCTGGTCTACCTCATCAGCTTTTTTGCCGTGTTTGCCCTTGCCGCCATCTCGGCCGCCATCGTGCCCTTCGCATACGCTGTGACCGAAACGCTGCGCCACGCACTTGCGGGCGTCGGCCCCTTCGGCGTGGGCATCTTTGTGTTTTTGGAGCGAGCACTCGAGCCCATGGGGCTGCACCACCTTCTCTATATGCCCATCTATTACGACAATCTGGTCATTCACGACGGTATTTACGCCACGTGGACCAACCTGCTCCCCATTCTCTCCCATAGCACGCGCCCTTTAAATGAACTTGCGCCCTGGGCAGGTTTTACCGCCACCGGCTGGGGCAAGCTCTTTGGCCTTCCCGCCATCGCGGCAGCATTCTATTTCACCGCCAAACCCGAACGCCGCGCCGGCCTTAAGGTCATCCTTTTGCCCGCCATCGTCGCCTCGGTGGTCTGCGGTGTCACCGAGCCGCTCGAGTTTCTCTTTATGTTCACCTATCCTGGACTCTTTTTGCTCTACGCCGTCCTATCCTCCTGCCTTGCCATGACCATGAACTTCTTTGGCATCGTCGGCATCTTCTCGGGCGGTCTCATGGAAATGACGGCCTTCAACTTCATCCCACTCATGCGAATGCATGCCGGCTCCTACCTTTTGGCGCTCGGTATCGGTCTTGCCTTTAGCCTCATCTTTTTTGTTAGTTTTCGAGCACTCATCTTGGTCTATGACCTTAAGACGCCGGGCCGCGAGGATCATGTCTCCAATCGCGCGGCAATCGACCGTTTAACGGGAAGCGGCTTTGCCAAAGAGCAATCTCCCAATGGCGAGGTCAGTATTCAATCCGATCAAGATCACGTCCTCGCTGAGCGGGTAATTCAGCTTTTAGGTGGCGTTGGCAATATCGTGGGCGCAACCAACTGCGCCACGCGCCTGCGCGTCGAGGTCGCAGACCCTTCCATCGTTGCAGATAATGCGTCGTTTGTCGCGGTGGGCGCCAAGGGCCTCATCATTACGGGCAAGACCGCCCAGGTGATTATCGGCATCTCCGTTCCCCGCGTTAAAGAGCATTTTGACCAGATCATGGGCCTCGAGCCGGGATTTGTGCCCACCACCTCGGCCTCCCCTGCCGCCAGCGCAGCCCATAAGCGCGGCGATATCTGCTTCTTCGACATCGACGGCACGCTCGCCTGGCAAGACCCTCGAGTGGCACAAGAGCTTCCCGAGGATGAGCGAGACCTCTCCCCCTATCCCAATGAAGCGGTCTCGCAAGCCATCCGTGATTTTGTTGCCAAGGGCAATATGGCGTTTATCTGCACAGGGCGCACGCTGAGCTGCATCCATCCAAAGCTGCTCGAGCTGCCCTGGACCGGCATCGTCTGCCTCGCGGGTGGCTATGTCGAACTTGAGGGACGCGTGATTCGCGATTTGGCGATGACGCCCGGCATGCTGCAGCGCCTTGCTCCCATTCTTGAGCAATCGGACGAAGTGATTCGTTTTGAGGGACTCAATGGCGTCGTTCGCATGAGTGCCGATGCGCCCGACGCCCCCGGATACGCCCGCACCGTGGGCGATGCAATTACGCAGCTGCAACATTACAGCGCCTACAAGATCTTAATGTCCACGTCGCTTGCCAACCGCATCGCTCAGGATCAAGCGTTTGAGCCGCTGCTCTGCTTTAACGAGCTCGAACTCGAGGTAACCGAAATCTCGCCCCGCGAATGCACGAAGCGCGGGGGCATCCAGTCTGTACTCGACGCCCTCGATCCCCACCACGGAACCGTATACGGCATCGGCGACGCCAGCAATGACGTCTCGCTGATGAACGCCGTCGACGTTGGCATCGCTATGGGCAACGCACCGGACTTCCTTAAGGAAAAGGCCGACTATGTCACCGAC
- a CDS encoding GntR family transcriptional regulator, with protein sequence MPKAIYEGIYREIRSRIINGTYAFQEMLPTEAELTAEFGCTRNTVRRALGMLADGMFVQPIHGKGVRVIWLKGETDMLGALEEVESFGEFAKRNNAVASTEVKSFEHLICTEQLSRRLGFKVGEELIRVVRVRSLNGSARQVDHGYFLESIAKGLTPEIAASSIYDYLEHKRGVKVMASRRTVSVELANDEDCSYLDLGKYNCVAVMESQSYTSDGILFEVTHARTHPEIFHYRVNSKR encoded by the coding sequence ATGCCAAAAGCGATATACGAAGGAATCTACCGAGAAATACGCTCACGCATCATTAATGGGACCTATGCGTTTCAGGAGATGCTGCCAACCGAAGCTGAGTTGACCGCGGAGTTCGGATGTACTCGCAATACTGTCCGTCGCGCCCTGGGTATGCTGGCCGACGGGATGTTTGTGCAGCCCATACACGGCAAGGGCGTGCGCGTTATTTGGCTTAAGGGCGAAACCGACATGTTGGGCGCACTCGAAGAGGTTGAGTCGTTTGGCGAGTTCGCAAAACGCAACAATGCCGTCGCATCGACCGAGGTCAAGTCTTTTGAACATTTGATTTGCACTGAGCAACTGTCGCGCCGCCTTGGCTTTAAGGTGGGCGAGGAGCTGATTCGCGTCGTGCGTGTCCGAAGCCTCAACGGCAGCGCGCGCCAGGTGGACCATGGCTACTTTTTGGAGTCGATCGCCAAGGGCCTGACCCCCGAGATTGCGGCAAGCTCTATCTACGACTATCTGGAGCACAAGCGTGGCGTCAAAGTGATGGCGAGCCGCCGTACGGTGAGCGTCGAGCTTGCCAACGATGAGGACTGCAGCTACTTGGACCTTGGCAAGTACAACTGCGTCGCCGTTATGGAGAGCCAGTCGTACACCTCGGACGGCATCTTGTTCGAGGTCACGCATGCCCGCACGCATCCTGAGATCTTCCACTACCGCGTCAACTCCAAGCGATAG